A region of Xylocopa sonorina isolate GNS202 chromosome 13, iyXylSono1_principal, whole genome shotgun sequence DNA encodes the following proteins:
- the LOC143430138 gene encoding uncharacterized protein LOC143430138, with the protein MATICAICVDSSISNILSTRCGHVYHSDCLQQWLESSKTCPECRQSVKNNQLRKIYFNFANSEDSSSLEKKVDNIDRLLKSKENVIRTYETINKILQKDKQKQETNIRKLEEQLTVQHWIEFKQNQRLRYLEERLKDCGVKLTKLRKDMYFIQDLAVRAVLYVICNCSTDFTILMSTL; encoded by the exons ATGGCCACTATTTGCGCAATATGCGTCGATTCGTCAATATCTAACATTCTTTCTACAAGATGTGGGCACGTTTACCATTCTGATTGTTTACAACAATGGCTGGAAAG TTCTAAAACTTGTCCAGAATGTAGACAAAGTGTTAAGAATAATCAACTTCGCAAGATATATTTTAACTTTGCTAATAGTGAAGATTCAAGCTCATTGGAAAAAAAAGTGGATAACATAGATCGTCTACTTAAATCAAAAGAAAATGTCATCAGGACTTATGAgacaataaataaaatattacaaaagGACAAACAAAAACAAGAAACAAATATAAGAAAACTAGAAG AACAATTGACAGTACAACATTGGATTGAGTTCAAACAAAATCAAAGATTAAG GTATCTTGAAGAGCGCTTAAAGGATTGTGGTGTTAAGCTAACAAAGTTAAGAAAAGACATGTATTTTATACAAGATTTAGCAGTACGTGCTGTTTTATATGTAATTTGTAATTGTTCGACCGATTTTACGATTCTTATGTCTACGCTTTGA
- the LOC143430330 gene encoding ribosomal protein S6 kinase-like 1 isoform X2 — MAPTRDKWVRRFIIPETTRHKKGFTIYKVTSVVFLKSSHEEISKVSVWKRYNDFKKLHTELSVLYSQSKIKETYPSFPKPKFFGRFEAEVIEERRDCALKLLEFIGKHSYLYSSDIFIKFFETSHADYCLNDCSQSLSSDTSAEEERQIYMNSLSNNDTVSQSILQPESIQSSLTNLSVSKNEVKQSQGASESVVRTLQQNDFSYKAENEKMSMTKNKGICHNLLIEDNDHNKITFNLEDNQLICNKNNNCYKDTNYNLKNENNSTIVQTSSTNTIENLNSSMNPHDGSDLPQSWPDSSQYILVAAAHMSAAFKHEDLMEYEEAFTQYKMGISSLRSGVESDSNKLRAEIIKGKISKYLERAEKLYNRYLNCNISLMNKPISELQYYKVLKIIESVMLVKDVRQNCLYIVKAMEKLSSNKESISNYVLRGEIPYMVRLHACVETETSIFLILQHLSRGKLWDFITSHYNSTDNKNCDKVITKNDVENAVDGNGIVLSGNDIQNEILGTKLKENLNVISTNTKVQMEIHPITVEEKYEKYTDVSTTQLLEKAQILLQSVNATLKESNTVANRLREADVINHHDSTSLLNLKNSMYQSKIYNKVSVDISDISLEIDGIKKNVKNELIPERNVITSNYLSQSNIANSRSQCSSTNSSPSNSFRDFNFEEKKSSSSSTDSIKTDDLHFTIEHKNSEENHSFTKRYKIEIHDQVETNNCCISNDQQIQYNTLLIDSARSSNTDTEEELWTIPENVIRLWTAEILLALEALHQQEVIIFDLKPDNILLDDNGHVRLTYIIPRHDIDLLKYKYPYSSPELCTFSPMIPLTPATDIWSFGVILYELLVGNKFETRHPGTFQSHSVINIPNKISENAKSLLVNMLKYEPNERMTIPEIKQHLFFRDINWSSL, encoded by the exons ATGGCACCTACCAGAGACAAGTGGGTGAGGCGTTTTATTATTCCAGAAACGACACGACATAAGAAGGGCTTCACTATTTACAAGGTCACGTCTGTG GTATTTTTAAAGAGCTCTCACGAAGAAATTTCCAAAGTATCCGTATGGAAGCGTTACAATGATTTCAAAAAGCTTCACACAGAGTTGAGTGTGTTGTACTCTCAGTCAAAAATTAAAGAAACttacccatcgtttccaaaacCAAAATTCTTTGGCAGATTCGAAGCCGAAGTTATAGAAGAAAGAAGAGACTGTGCGTTAAAACTTTTGGAATTTATAGGAAAGCATTCGTACTTGTACTCTAGCGATATTTTCATAAAATTCTTTGAAACTAGTCACGCCGATTATTGTTTAAACGATTGCTCTCAATCTCTTAGTTCCGATACATCGGCGGAAGAAGAGCGCCAGATTTATATGAATTCTCTATCTAATAACGATACTGTCTCTCAAAGTATTCTTCAACCAGAAAGTATTCAAAGTTCGTTAACAAATTTATCTGTTTCTAAGAACGAAGTAAAGCAATCTCAAGGAGCATCAGAATCTGTAGTACGAACTTTACAACAAAATGACTTCAGTTACAAAGCTGAGAATGAAAAGATGTCCATGACAAAAAACAAGGGGATATGCCATAATTTACTGATAGAAGATAATGATCACAATAAAATTACATTTAATTTAGAGGATAATCAATTGATTTGTAACAAAAATAACAATTGTTACAAAGATACAAATTATAATCTTAAGAACGAGAATAATTCAACAATTGTACAAACATCAAGTACTAATACTATTGAAAATTTGAATTCTTCAATGAATCCTCACGATGGTTCTGACCTACCACAATCGTGGCCAGATTCATCGCAGTATATTTTAGTTGCTGCTGCACATATGAGCGCAGCGTTTAAACACGAAGATCTTATGGAGTACGAAGAAGCATTTACTCAGTATAAAATGGGAATCTCTAGTCTACGATCCGGTGTCGAATCTGATTCAAATAAACTAAGGGCAGAAATAATTAAAGGAAAGATATCGAAATATTTAGAACGTGCTGAAAAGCTTTATAACAGATATTTAAATTGTAATATTTCGTTGATGAACAAACCAATATCAGAGCTTCAATATTATAAAGTATTAAAAATTATAGAGTCAGTGATGCTTGTAAAAGATGTTCGTCAAAACTGCCTCTATATTGTAAAA GCTATGGAAAAGTTATCTTCAAATAAGGAAAGTATAAGCAACTATGTATTACGTGGTGAGATACCGTACATGGTCCGTTTACATGCATGCGTTGAAACAGAAACAAGCATATTCCTAATTTTACAGCATTTGAG CCGTGGAAAATTATGGGATTTTATAACATCACATTACAATTCTACTGATAATAAAAATTGTGATAAAGTGATTACAAAGAATGATGTTGAAAACGCAGTAGATGGTAATGGCATTGTTTTAAGTGGAAACGATATACAGAATGAAATTTTAGGCACTAAGCTCAAAGAAAACTTAAATGTTATAAGTACAAATACCAAAGTACAAATGGAGATACATCCGATTACGGTAGAagagaaatatgaaaaatataccGATGTGTCTACTACACAATTATTAGAAAAAGCGCAGATATTATTGCAATCGGTTAATGCAACCCTAAAGGAAAGTAATACCGTTGCCAACCGATTACGCGAAGCTGATGTAATAAATCATCACGATAGTACTTCGTTATTAAATTTGAAAAACAGTATGTACCAGTCGAAAATTTATAACAAAGTATCAGTGGATATTAGTGATATATCATTAGAAATTGACGGTATAAAGAAAAATGTTAAAAATGAACTAATACCTGAAAGAAATGTGATAACTTCTAACTATTTGTCTCAAAGCAACATCGCAAATTCGAGGAGTCAGTGTAGTAGCACAAATTCATCTCCAAGCAATAGTTTCAGAGATTTTaatttcgaagaaaaaaaatcatCAAGTTCTTCAACGGATAGTATAAAAACGGATGATCTGCATTTTACAATAGAACATAAAAACAGTGAAGAAAATCATAGTTTTACAAAAAGATATAAAATCGAAATTCACGACCAAGTGGAAACAAATAATTGTTGCATATCAAATGATCAACAGATACAATATAATACACTTTTGATCGACTCAGCAAGGAGCAGCAATACAGATACCGAAGAAGAGCTTTGGACAATACCAGAAAATGTAATTCGTCTTTGGACAGCTGAAATACTTTTGGCGCTAGAAGCATTACACCAACAAGAAGTTATCATTTTTGACCTGAAACCTGATAATATATTGCTGGATGATAATGGGCACGTACGATTAACGTATATTATACCTCGTCACGATATagatttattaaaatataaatatccgTATTCATCTCCCGAATTATGCACATTTTCGCCTATGATTCCGCTTACTCCAGCCACAGATATCTGGAGTTTCGGCGTTATATTATACGAGCTACTAGTAGGCAAT AAATTTGAAACAAGGCACCCGGGTACATTTCAATCACATTCCGTAATTAACATTCCCAACAAAATTTCCGAAAATGCAAAATCATTGCTTGTTAAT ATGCTAAAATACGAACCAAATGAAAGGATGACAATACCTGAGATAAAACAACACCTATTCTTTAGAGATATTAATTGGTCTAGTTTG TGA
- the LOC143430330 gene encoding ribosomal protein S6 kinase-like 1 isoform X1, which translates to MAPTRDKWVRRFIIPETTRHKKGFTIYKVTSVVFLKSSHEEISKVSVWKRYNDFKKLHTELSVLYSQSKIKETYPSFPKPKFFGRFEAEVIEERRDCALKLLEFIGKHSYLYSSDIFIKFFETSHADYCLNDCSQSLSSDTSAEEERQIYMNSLSNNDTVSQSILQPESIQSSLTNLSVSKNEVKQSQGASESVVRTLQQNDFSYKAENEKMSMTKNKGICHNLLIEDNDHNKITFNLEDNQLICNKNNNCYKDTNYNLKNENNSTIVQTSSTNTIENLNSSMNPHDGSDLPQSWPDSSQYILVAAAHMSAAFKHEDLMEYEEAFTQYKMGISSLRSGVESDSNKLRAEIIKGKISKYLERAEKLYNRYLNCNISLMNKPISELQYYKVLKIIESVMLVKDVRQNCLYIVKAMEKLSSNKESISNYVLRGEIPYMVRLHACVETETSIFLILQHLSRGKLWDFITSHYNSTDNKNCDKVITKNDVENAVDGNGIVLSGNDIQNEILGTKLKENLNVISTNTKVQMEIHPITVEEKYEKYTDVSTTQLLEKAQILLQSVNATLKESNTVANRLREADVINHHDSTSLLNLKNSMYQSKIYNKVSVDISDISLEIDGIKKNVKNELIPERNVITSNYLSQSNIANSRSQCSSTNSSPSNSFRDFNFEEKKSSSSSTDSIKTDDLHFTIEHKNSEENHSFTKRYKIEIHDQVETNNCCISNDQQIQYNTLLIDSARSSNTDTEEELWTIPENVIRLWTAEILLALEALHQQEVIIFDLKPDNILLDDNGHVRLTYIIPRHDIDLLKYKYPYSSPELCTFSPMIPLTPATDIWSFGVILYELLVGNKFETRHPGTFQSHSVINIPNKISENAKSLLVNMLKYEPNERMTIPEIKQHLFFRDINWSSLILLTFHQQT; encoded by the exons ATGGCACCTACCAGAGACAAGTGGGTGAGGCGTTTTATTATTCCAGAAACGACACGACATAAGAAGGGCTTCACTATTTACAAGGTCACGTCTGTG GTATTTTTAAAGAGCTCTCACGAAGAAATTTCCAAAGTATCCGTATGGAAGCGTTACAATGATTTCAAAAAGCTTCACACAGAGTTGAGTGTGTTGTACTCTCAGTCAAAAATTAAAGAAACttacccatcgtttccaaaacCAAAATTCTTTGGCAGATTCGAAGCCGAAGTTATAGAAGAAAGAAGAGACTGTGCGTTAAAACTTTTGGAATTTATAGGAAAGCATTCGTACTTGTACTCTAGCGATATTTTCATAAAATTCTTTGAAACTAGTCACGCCGATTATTGTTTAAACGATTGCTCTCAATCTCTTAGTTCCGATACATCGGCGGAAGAAGAGCGCCAGATTTATATGAATTCTCTATCTAATAACGATACTGTCTCTCAAAGTATTCTTCAACCAGAAAGTATTCAAAGTTCGTTAACAAATTTATCTGTTTCTAAGAACGAAGTAAAGCAATCTCAAGGAGCATCAGAATCTGTAGTACGAACTTTACAACAAAATGACTTCAGTTACAAAGCTGAGAATGAAAAGATGTCCATGACAAAAAACAAGGGGATATGCCATAATTTACTGATAGAAGATAATGATCACAATAAAATTACATTTAATTTAGAGGATAATCAATTGATTTGTAACAAAAATAACAATTGTTACAAAGATACAAATTATAATCTTAAGAACGAGAATAATTCAACAATTGTACAAACATCAAGTACTAATACTATTGAAAATTTGAATTCTTCAATGAATCCTCACGATGGTTCTGACCTACCACAATCGTGGCCAGATTCATCGCAGTATATTTTAGTTGCTGCTGCACATATGAGCGCAGCGTTTAAACACGAAGATCTTATGGAGTACGAAGAAGCATTTACTCAGTATAAAATGGGAATCTCTAGTCTACGATCCGGTGTCGAATCTGATTCAAATAAACTAAGGGCAGAAATAATTAAAGGAAAGATATCGAAATATTTAGAACGTGCTGAAAAGCTTTATAACAGATATTTAAATTGTAATATTTCGTTGATGAACAAACCAATATCAGAGCTTCAATATTATAAAGTATTAAAAATTATAGAGTCAGTGATGCTTGTAAAAGATGTTCGTCAAAACTGCCTCTATATTGTAAAA GCTATGGAAAAGTTATCTTCAAATAAGGAAAGTATAAGCAACTATGTATTACGTGGTGAGATACCGTACATGGTCCGTTTACATGCATGCGTTGAAACAGAAACAAGCATATTCCTAATTTTACAGCATTTGAG CCGTGGAAAATTATGGGATTTTATAACATCACATTACAATTCTACTGATAATAAAAATTGTGATAAAGTGATTACAAAGAATGATGTTGAAAACGCAGTAGATGGTAATGGCATTGTTTTAAGTGGAAACGATATACAGAATGAAATTTTAGGCACTAAGCTCAAAGAAAACTTAAATGTTATAAGTACAAATACCAAAGTACAAATGGAGATACATCCGATTACGGTAGAagagaaatatgaaaaatataccGATGTGTCTACTACACAATTATTAGAAAAAGCGCAGATATTATTGCAATCGGTTAATGCAACCCTAAAGGAAAGTAATACCGTTGCCAACCGATTACGCGAAGCTGATGTAATAAATCATCACGATAGTACTTCGTTATTAAATTTGAAAAACAGTATGTACCAGTCGAAAATTTATAACAAAGTATCAGTGGATATTAGTGATATATCATTAGAAATTGACGGTATAAAGAAAAATGTTAAAAATGAACTAATACCTGAAAGAAATGTGATAACTTCTAACTATTTGTCTCAAAGCAACATCGCAAATTCGAGGAGTCAGTGTAGTAGCACAAATTCATCTCCAAGCAATAGTTTCAGAGATTTTaatttcgaagaaaaaaaatcatCAAGTTCTTCAACGGATAGTATAAAAACGGATGATCTGCATTTTACAATAGAACATAAAAACAGTGAAGAAAATCATAGTTTTACAAAAAGATATAAAATCGAAATTCACGACCAAGTGGAAACAAATAATTGTTGCATATCAAATGATCAACAGATACAATATAATACACTTTTGATCGACTCAGCAAGGAGCAGCAATACAGATACCGAAGAAGAGCTTTGGACAATACCAGAAAATGTAATTCGTCTTTGGACAGCTGAAATACTTTTGGCGCTAGAAGCATTACACCAACAAGAAGTTATCATTTTTGACCTGAAACCTGATAATATATTGCTGGATGATAATGGGCACGTACGATTAACGTATATTATACCTCGTCACGATATagatttattaaaatataaatatccgTATTCATCTCCCGAATTATGCACATTTTCGCCTATGATTCCGCTTACTCCAGCCACAGATATCTGGAGTTTCGGCGTTATATTATACGAGCTACTAGTAGGCAAT AAATTTGAAACAAGGCACCCGGGTACATTTCAATCACATTCCGTAATTAACATTCCCAACAAAATTTCCGAAAATGCAAAATCATTGCTTGTTAAT ATGCTAAAATACGAACCAAATGAAAGGATGACAATACCTGAGATAAAACAACACCTATTCTTTAGAGATATTAATTGGTCTAGTTTG ATATTGTTGACATTCCATCAACAAACCTAG